Part of the Henckelia pumila isolate YLH828 chromosome 2, ASM3356847v2, whole genome shotgun sequence genome is shown below.
actttggtccctgaactttgacctaattgcaaatcagtccccggacaagcgatttaattcaatttcaatcctaaataatttaagaataatagaatttcattctaaactctaaatattctcaaattaaatattctcgaattaaaattaaatcatttcggaccttatcgcattttagtccttgaactactcaatatttgcaaatgggtccttgctcggatttcattcgCAAATTTAATCCTTGATATTTGTAatattggaattcacatcttaaatttcataaatattaattcaaatatttttaatctttttaatttaagaattccggatattaaaatcttaaaatccgaaaaatcctcaaattaaatatttctgacccgaaattgaaatctctaatttccatacattcttaaattcatattttctctcttatttggaatttaaatcttaaatcccgtaattaagaacttaatattttcgggccttacatttcctcccctctaaggaatgatttcgtcctcgaaatcgcattcgatctgacTGCGGATTCTCataagctgtatagctgactgaattaatactgacttcaattctctgagctttcgatatctattctgatatcttctcttctatcgtatcttcatcttctttctgattgcttctgcaatacatataatcactgagtcaacttatatctaagttgctctttctcgtgatctaattctgcattagttagtctgtcttgcttacaatcttatcgacttctgttgtatctgaattgaatgcacatacatattctagcttatattcttcagccaatgcatatggataacaattcatctatctgacaatttacgattgagtattaatcaactagctagatcaaatactcatagcttctaaaatctctttctgaacctaatgatgcttgggaaagaatttcttttctgatcattctgttcaggcttcaaatctctatctgttattcatctactagctctgttaatgctgctttattcttattctgttcgaagcaatcttcacattctctatcgtttcttgactcatatctggtctgatagctgatatttctgtaagattgtttcaatataaagacaattttgTGTTtctaatcaatcaatcatcaaaatattgtctttatatctatcaaatagctgtcacaggaattatagtaatcacgtgacaaataatcaatcaactagtagcgaatctagtactatcgttctgagcatatcctcggaaatctggataatcacatctgatagtttactaatcagaggatggtataatgaaatctcatacaaccaaacactcagaacatctgacaataaatgccacaatctagaaaacaaatataaagtctctatcttgacaatcgatttccataattcctgtaatctgatcatcttgctaaatgcatgacaagtatcttttatgtttgtatcatatctaatacaacatattcataaatctgtcgaaatctactacactctaaaccgcaaaatcatgacgattcgagtagattcaaactaaagtcgttcacaaagttgatctgttttcaacttttatgtaactaatctgttacataaaccacttgTGTTCTTATTTTTAGCTTCttttttactggaattttagtattggtaatgtcaattctgtcgtatctgtttttagttcttcttccaatactaatttccaagtactgactacgtgtaagtcatacatgtttagacaactggatggatattaaatctgttgtcatatgtctctttcagaatctgatattccatatctagaatatttggcataatcaaatgattattcaccgcaaaaattcatctattctgctctgctgtcttatctctaatcttaatctagcgttctcaagcaatatggttttttttttatctttccaaaccaattcaagtttagcttggatcgcaacaattctgatcgtttGATTATCTGTCAAGCATAAACATTCAACAAGTATATATCTGTAGTCAATAAATCCAGCAATTagctaaaacccataaatcttactGATGATCtaaatctgaatttctatcagttacgagccaaatacatcaagatatactgaataaacacatcaaataatcaataattctcaaatttcaaatcaaaggaactcgctcaattcaaagtcatccaaaatcaactattctgaatgacaaaatttgctaagtgaaaataactcacttgcatttcaaaactcaacGCAAATGAATCaaaacagactctagcaaaggaataagagtcaatcaaaattgatcgaggtcgaatacaaaaacctcaaaatcgatagcaagaagttcaagaatcatgatttctatgatggaatagcttcagcaaaattgaagaaaaagctcaactgtaactgatttttcttattctttatTGATATGaattcatttattaattcttaattctcagctgacaatagtcgaatatactcttttcgacttaacttattgtcatagaattaatcatcatttcggtactacataactcttttctacgcAATCTGCTAGTTGTTTCTGAAGTTCTCCAGTTTAAGTAATTCTCTTCTATAAAAGTTGTCATAATACCATTTTACTAGACACCACtgtatatagaactgcattcatgtcgtagaaagtcgaaatatgtcattgaactatgtctgtacattctaaccactgacatagctgtcaattctaggttaattctgtactagttcaatatatcgactagacttctactgacattcttccacggtcaaacttgatataaccagtaccaaaataacaaaatctaatttctaaaactcatatcataaattgctagtcatatttatttctttatcaGTGAACAGATTCAATCAACTGGTAACtgatactcagttattgcattaacatctataatgcattctagcttaatatctcacgcctgatatcaacacattcaatcttatttcctcaattcttTATTTCATCTTCTATGACTAATCTTGGAAATgtattccatctactcaaaggcaaaatttCAGCAAATACGATGAATACAGGCTCATCAAATacagattatagcataacaaatcactgatctatgaatgtatgctatgcaatcaatatatatgCAATCAAATACGATGAATACAGGCTTATTTTTTGAGTGGAGAGATGAGAGCTGAGAAAGCATAGAGTTGAAATTCTGTATCTGGCAATGAAGCAAGTGAAGAACTCAACCAGGCCATTGTTACCAAGCATACTCGGACCAAATCCGAGTTCCCTAAATTCAAACACTTGCATACAGTCTCCAAGAAAGGCTTAGTCCCATCCTCAAGCAGTGAAGCTGATAAACTCACTAGCCAACTCTCCCTTGCCTTTTCCTCTTCACTGTCTTTGATCTGAGAATCAACCTTCGAATTTTTTGAATTGCCAGAATTCTAGTAAATTTTGGCAGCCAATGTTcagaatatataatttatttagttggatacaaaatgaaaaaaaaaagaaagaagaagtgATGTACCATTGTCGCTTTTCCATCAAATGACATATCATAGGAGTCATCATCAGTAATATCCCAGTCAGGACCATTGAGAAATCCAGCAAGTTTAAGGATCCAATCCTCTGTCATGAGTTTCCCAGATGAAGAGAAGCAGCCTCCAAGGACTAAGAGAGCTCTGGAACACTTCTTCTGGACTTTTTAATCCATTAAGCTTTGTCCCAGAGCGACTGTAAGCGCATCTACCGCCTCTTGTCTATACACGTTACTCGTTTGTAGTTGAGACTGCAAACCCAAAGACATTTCCAAGATGGCTAGTTTGAGATCAAACCCACTACAGTTTAAAGAAGATTCATCATTAAGAAATCGGATAAACTATAACACTCACCAGAATATTCAAATGTAGAATCAGAATAGCAACTGCAGGCGTCTCTTCCAGTGTGCACGTCTTGAGATGTATTAACAAATCATCCATCGCATTCGCTAACTGTTCTTCGTCTACACCTTCTAAGAAAATTTGAGAATCCCTCCTCCTAACATACAAtaccattttttaaaaagaatagCTTCGAGAAATAAAGTTTAAAATGTCATAGAATCCATGATATTGTTTCCAGGACTGGAAGTACCTGTTCAAGCAAATGAGTTTAGTCAGCAGTGAAACTGCATCTGACACTGTCTTCAACTGCTCAAAGTGAAGTAGATCAAGCAGACTTGACTTGCTCATGTTTATTGAAAGATCATTCCTGCACTCTTCATTAGCTTCAATGCAACACAACAACAAAGGTAAGATAAACGTCTTCTCCTTATCGTTTCCACTATGAAACCTTTTCAGGAGAAACTGCAAGCCCCCAAGAGATAGAACTCTTTTTGAGTTCTCTACTCTCTTCGTTCCATTTAAAACAACAAGAAGTTGTTCCAAGATACATATGATCATATCATCATTTAATATAAATGAATTTTCTGCAGAATTTTCAACTACTTGAGAGACTACAGCCAAGATATGCTGAAAGTGGTCACTCTTCCAATTGTCGATAACACGCTTCAAGATGAGATTGGTAGGCGGTACAGCTTGAAATTGTAACGTTTTTCCGGTGACTGGACAAGTAGTGGATCCTTTATTGAACCAGTTAATGATAGCTTCCCATTCGAAACTTTGACCTGTCTCAAGGGTCACTGGATCTTCAAAAATAAGGCCAGTCAAGTGGCATACGAAGTCGCTGCGGATGCTTGAAAGTGCAGGTTTATCTCTAAACTTTTCATGATTCTCCGCTTGTTCTGCATTATATAagaaataatacataaacaatggttacaagaagaacctATGTTGGTATGAATCTATCTTCACTAACCTTGAACATTACTCTCACATTCAATTTGCTGCATCAaggaaaatataaaaaaattagtggAAGGAACTCGTAATACGTATATTTGCATTAGCAGTGGACAGAGTATCACCAAGGCTGTAGGGTGtgaatatttttttgataaCTCTGAGAATTTCTGTATCTTTCATCAGGCTTTGTTACTCCTAATGAACTTTCTGAGTGCGTTTCATTGGCTACACATATATCTCCCTGTAAAAAGTTAGAAATTCATGAGAGCTTGCTGTGTCATATCGCAAGTAGCAAAGTTTCGGGGAAGCTTCATTAATTTACACAACAAACACAATGAATCTTCAATATTTGAGGAAATTAGAGCCTACATATTAATGCCTTATgtgataaattattaaaatttggaACACATACAGGTAGAGATTCGCTGTTTGGTTCAAAGCATTGATTTGTGCTGGTAAATGAATCATATAATATCAGTTGCTTGTCTTCTGGGGCAGGACTATTTGAGCTTCTAGCACTTATTTCAAAGTTCTCCTCTTCATAAATTTCCAGTTCAAACCCCATTTTACGTGCACGGCTAAATACTTCATCATAGAGTTTTTTGCTGACCATTGGCTGAGGTGAGACATAACTAGCAGGACTATTTGTGTGGCCGTGCAGGCCTCCCTTTGGCATCAGTTGAACAGAGAAAGAAGGAATTTTGATCACAGGGAGTGAAGGTGCTTCAAGATCCTCAGTTAGCCAATCTTTGTAGTACTTGGCAAATTGGTGTGTTCCTGAATCCAATGTTTCATTATAGACTTTATCAAGAA
Proteins encoded:
- the LOC140878594 gene encoding putative E3 ubiquitin-protein ligase LIN-2, whose amino-acid sequence is MIICILEQLLVVLNGTKRVENSKRVLSLGGLQFLLKRFHSGNDKEKTFILPLLLCCIEANEECRNDLSINMSKSSLLDLLHFEQLKTVSDAVSLLTKLICLNRRRDSQIFLEGVDEEQLANAMDDLLIHLKTCTLEETPAVAILILHLNILKKCSRALLVLGGCFSSSGKLMTEDWILKLAGFLNGPDWDITDDDSYDMSFDGKATMNSGNSKNSKVDSQIKDSEEEKARESWLVSLSASLLEDGTKPFLETVCKCLNLGNSDLVRVCLVTMAWLSSSLASLPDTEFQLYAFSALISPLKK